From a region of the Methylocystis hirsuta genome:
- a CDS encoding response regulator — translation MTKTILIVEDNELNMKLFNDLLEANGHATLQTKSGFEAISLARSHQPDLILMDIQLPEISGLEVTRMLKQDDDLRGIPVIAITAFAMKGDEEKILQGGCEAYLSKPISVAKFLETVNSFLAEKR, via the coding sequence ATGACCAAGACCATCCTCATCGTCGAGGATAACGAGCTCAATATGAAGCTCTTTAACGATCTCTTGGAAGCCAACGGCCATGCGACGCTGCAAACAAAAAGCGGCTTCGAGGCGATATCCCTCGCGCGCAGCCATCAGCCGGATCTGATCCTGATGGATATCCAGCTGCCCGAGATCAGCGGCCTGGAGGTCACCCGCATGCTGAAGCAGGACGATGATCTGCGCGGCATTCCCGTCATCGCGATCACCGCCTTTGCGATGAAGGGCGACGAGGAAAAAATCCTTCAGGGCGGCTGCGAAGCCTATTTGTCAAAACCGATCTCCGTGGCGAAATTCTTGGAAACCGTGAATTCCTTTCTGGCAGAGAAGCGCTGA